Proteins from a single region of Ischnura elegans chromosome 2, ioIscEleg1.1, whole genome shotgun sequence:
- the LOC124154687 gene encoding tRNA 2'-phosphotransferase 1-like isoform X3, giving the protein MYSGKHPQDVSLSKALSWLLRHGALREQMSISDEGYISVNSILNHKSFRRYSLVDIQRVVENQDKQRLSLRRNPVSNELEIKANHGHSFNVQNLQLVPLEITESTVVVHGTFLKSWDKIKKEGLSRMKRTHIHFACGAPGDPSFERGIRSDCNVLIFMNVQKLLEGKNSFSMKRL; this is encoded by the exons ATGTACTCGGGAAAGCAT CCCCAAGATGTTAGTTTGAGCAAAGCATTGTCATGGTTATTACGGCATGGGGCCCTGAGAGAGCAGATGAGTATCTCTGACGAAGGTTACATTAGTGTTAATAGCATTCTTAACCATAAATCCTTTAGGCGGTACAGCCTAGTTGACATTCAGAGAGTAGTTGAAAATCAGGATAAACAGAGGCTTTCCCTTCGTCGTAATCCTGTTTCCAATGAACTAGAAATCAAAGCTAACCATGGTCATTCATTCAAT GTGCAAAATCTTCAGCTGGTCCCATTAGAAATTACTGAATCAACAGTGGTGGTGCATGGAACTTTCTTGAAGAGCTGGGATAAAATTAAGAAGGAAGGGCTCAGTCGCATGAAGAGAACTCACATACACTTCGCCTGTGGAGCACCTGGTGACCCTAGTTTTGAAAGAGGAATTCGAAGTGACTGCAATGTGCTGATCTTCATGAATGTTCAGAAATTATTGGAAG